The following coding sequences lie in one Calditrichota bacterium genomic window:
- a CDS encoding class I SAM-dependent methyltransferase, with translation MHERRYAGEVGRLRSPERLALLEVGRVVDLSLRGMDARSVLDVGVGSAVFAEAFARRGLRAYGIDVRPEMLRAAGSLFPEGHYALAMAEALPFRPGSVDIAFLGLLLHESDDPVLAFSQAWRTARRRVVVLEWPFVEEDHGPPLEHRLSTAQVQQIAQLAGALGLNTYTLKHVVLHLADH, from the coding sequence ATGCACGAACGACGGTACGCCGGTGAGGTAGGGAGGCTGCGCAGTCCGGAGCGACTCGCCCTGCTCGAGGTGGGACGGGTCGTAGACCTCTCATTGCGGGGGATGGATGCGCGCAGTGTGCTGGACGTAGGCGTGGGCTCGGCAGTCTTCGCCGAGGCCTTCGCCCGACGTGGCCTTCGCGCTTACGGAATCGATGTGCGGCCGGAGATGCTCAGAGCAGCCGGGAGCCTTTTCCCGGAAGGGCACTATGCCCTCGCTATGGCCGAGGCGCTCCCATTTCGCCCAGGTTCCGTGGACATCGCGTTTCTCGGCCTCTTGCTGCATGAGAGTGACGATCCGGTGCTTGCTTTTTCCCAGGCGTGGCGCACCGCTAGACGGCGGGTGGTTGTCCTGGAGTGGCCATTCGTGGAGGAGGACCACGGTCCACCTCTTGAACATCGCCTCTCCACTGCCCAGGTCCAACAGATCGCGCAACTGGCCGGGGCACTGGGCCTTAACACGTACACCCTCAAGCACGTGGTTCTCCACCTTGCTGACCATTGA
- a CDS encoding DUF169 domain-containing protein produces the protein MQPDASRLVQAAKLQLPLIGLYDAPDPALFAPTVQPEPGMRTCLFSFYRSWVQGQFVHLSAGRYGCGGAGHWLFGLTTRSREDFVKFLVDEEGLRANSELMEQWLDTATPFQPQYGHIFVGPLRPEAYPYLKTVSFLVNPDQLSLLIIGAHYHAAPHEPPPVLAPFGSGCSQLVAVFPDLNRAQAAIGGTDIAMRQHLPPDMLLFTVTKPMFARLCALDERSFLFKPFWQRLLRSRQS, from the coding sequence ATGCAACCAGACGCCAGTCGCCTCGTGCAGGCGGCCAAATTACAGCTTCCGCTCATCGGACTCTATGATGCGCCTGATCCAGCCCTTTTTGCGCCCACGGTACAGCCGGAACCGGGAATGCGGACTTGCCTCTTTTCTTTCTACCGCAGTTGGGTGCAAGGACAGTTCGTCCATCTGAGCGCAGGGCGCTATGGATGCGGCGGTGCGGGACACTGGCTCTTTGGCCTGACCACTCGTTCCCGCGAAGACTTCGTGAAGTTCCTCGTCGACGAAGAGGGGCTGAGAGCGAACAGCGAGCTGATGGAGCAGTGGCTGGACACCGCGACTCCTTTCCAGCCGCAGTACGGCCACATCTTTGTCGGCCCGCTCCGCCCCGAGGCCTACCCGTACCTCAAGACGGTCAGCTTCTTGGTCAACCCTGACCAACTCAGCCTTCTCATCATCGGCGCTCACTACCACGCGGCGCCTCATGAGCCACCCCCTGTGCTCGCCCCTTTCGGGTCAGGGTGCAGCCAGCTGGTTGCGGTCTTCCCCGATCTCAACAGGGCGCAGGCGGCGATTGGCGGCACGGACATCGCCATGCGGCAGCACTTGCCGCCGGACATGCTTCTCTTCACGGTCACCAAGCCGATGTTCGCGCGGCTGTGCGCGCTGGACGAGCGAAGCTTTCTCTTCAAACCCTTCTGGCAACGGTTGCTTCGCTCGAGGCAGAGCTGA